One segment of Podospora pseudopauciseta strain CBS 411.78 chromosome 5 map unlocalized CBS411.78m_5.2, whole genome shotgun sequence DNA contains the following:
- a CDS encoding uncharacterized protein (COG:O; CAZy:CE1; EggNog:ENOG503NYZ8), whose translation MRMGKVKKTSQPIHHQPPIRPSSLPKPKMPRRSNLLTVLSLLVLGLLGAVMAERSAGCGKANTIRSQQYTITINGKQRQYIMKIPDRYDNNFAHKLIFTWHQLGGSAQKIVNGENINQGGALPYYGLNALANNTAIFVVPNGLNAGWANQGGEDVTFFDELVKRVEADLCVETTQRFSTGFSYGGAMSYAVACARPTMIRAIAVISGSQLSGCNGGNSPVAFYGQHGTSDSVLNVSGGRQLRDRFVRNNGCTPVNPEPQPNGQNSVKTVYQGCREGYPVTWVIHRGDHNPSQTDAGSSTPFAPRNTWEFFSQFS comes from the coding sequence ATGAGGATGGgaaaggtgaagaagacgTCTCAACCcattcaccatcaacccccaatCCGACCGTCTTCTTTACCAAAGCCCAAGATGCCTCGTCGATCCAACCTCCTGACAGTCCTGTCGCTCCTGGTGCTGGGCTTGCTCGGCGCCGTGATGGCCGAACGGTCCGCAGGCTGCGGCAAGGCCAACACCATCCGAAGCCAGCAgtacaccatcaccatcaacggcAAGCAACGCCAGTACATCATGAAGATCCCCGACCGCTACGACAACAACTTTGCCCACAAGCTCATCTTCACCTGGCACCAGCTCGGCGGCAGCGCCCAAAAGATCGTCAACGGCGAGAACATCAACCAGGGCGGCGCCCTCCCTTACTACGGCCTCAACGCtctcgccaacaacaccgccatcTTTGTCGTCCCCAACGGTCTCAACGCCGGCTGGGCCAACCAGGGCGGCGAGGACGTCACCTTCTTCGATGAGCTCGTCAAGAGAGTCGAAGCCGATCTCTGCGTGGAGACCACCCAGCGGTTTTCCACTGGGTTCAGCTACGGCGGCGCCATGTCCTATGCTGTCGCCTGTGCCAGACCTACCATGATCCGTGCTATCGCCGTCATCTCCGGTAGCCAGTTGAGCGGCTGCAACGGAGGAAACTCCCCTGTTGCTTTCTACGGTCAACACGGCACTTCGGATTCGGTCCTCAACGTTTCCGGCGGCAGGCAGCTGAGGGATAGGTTTGTGAGGAACAACGGGTGCACACCCGTCAACCCTGAGCCGCAGCCGAACGGACAGAACTCGGTCAAGACGGTGTATCAGGGCTGCAGGGAGGGGTATCCTGTTACGTGGGTTATTCACCGTGGTGATCACAACCCCAGCCAGACTGATGCTGGGTCTTCGACGCCGTTTGCGCCGAGGAACACTTGGGAGTTCTTTTCTCAGTTCTCTTGA